In Bradyrhizobium sp. 170, the DNA window GGGTAAGTGCTCGAGCATCGTGATTTTGCGACGTGAGCTCACGAGTGTGGGGCATTAGCAATTCTCATCACTTGGCGGGAAGCTTTGAGGTGGCCAGAGGCGGCGCCACCTGTTTTTTAAGATCGTACAATCTGACGCTACGTGCGATTCAAGCCCTCGCCAGGACTGCTGGTGTGGATATACCTAAAATTCGCAGGCCCAAGAGCCATCTGGCGCGAATAGAGTGAGAGGCCTTTCACGGCAAATCTCAGTTCCATTCCCATCTAGCCCGAGCGGAGCCGTGCACGTAAGCGACAGCTCCAGCACGGCTGATCCCTTTAAGCAGGCAAGTGGAGAGATCGAAACATTGAATAGGTTTGCGATCCTTGTCAGCGTAAACTGCGCGCGGCGGTAGCAGTTCGAAAGCGAAGAGCGTTTATTCCCGAGATGGCAGGCGCTTTAGATGTGCCGCCTTTACACGTTCGTCCTGGAAGAAACTCGACCTAGCGCGCCTTCGAAGGAGATCGTGGCGCCTATGGGTCGTATCTTGCTGGGTCCGGCTGCCACCGAGCTGTGTGAGGCATAAGCAAAGCAACTTTATCAACAGCTCAATACGTGTGCACCCGCTTCGGCTTTCTCAAGCGAATCGCGCCCCTTGCGAATTGTGCGGGGAGGGCGACTACGTAATGATACGGAGGGCTGGTGTCGCATTCTCTTCATGTACGAAGTGCATCTCATCTACATGAAACCCAAAGATCCGTTCTACGATCCCAAATTCTGGCGAGGCCGTGCGGAAGCGACGCGGACCAAAGCGGTGTCGTTCGCTGAAGGCAAGTCCAGAGATAGGCTCCTTAAGATCGCCGAGGAATATGAGAAGCTAGCCCGACGCGCAGAGGAGTGGCCGACGCTCAAAAAAGATGGCGACGCCGAGCCTGATCGCAGCTCCTGATGCTTGGCCGGCTTTTTGATAAAATGCTGAGTAGCTCTCTCGGAGCGGCTAGGTTGGTTCCTTTGCTCGATGCGTCACACGGATGCGGGCCGATTTGGATTACTCGGCCGTTAGCCGTTCGGTCATCGTGATCAACCTCACGATCAAACAAGCGATGCCTAACGTTAGCACCCTGGTTCTTTATCTCGCAGATCCGGTACCATCCAGAACCTTGGTCGCTATCTCTGGAGGAGGCTGATTGCGACGTGTCAGCCAACCATGGAGTTATCCGCGGCTGCTGATCTATTGCACGAACCTGGGTGTCACACGCTCTGATGCAAGCGAAAAGCCATCCGATGAACCAGCCTAGCCTTTTCGTACCGCTTCTTTGCGGAACCCTTGCGATGGCTAGTTGGAGTATCGGCAACGTCCTGTCCAAGGCCGCGCCCTCTGCTGTATCGAGCCGCTCTCGCTACTAACAGGGCAGTTGGCTGTGAGTGCCGCAAGCCTGACCGTACTATCCATCTGGTCAGGCGCGCCGCCACGCTTGAGCGATTGGCGTGCTGGCCTTCCGGGCCTCCTGCAGCCGGCGCTTGCGTCTGGTTTGTCGATCTTCGGCCTGACGATGCTACCGGCTTCTGTGGAAGCGATCCTGTTCGCAGTTGAAACGCCAATGATCATACTCCTCGCGTGGCTGATCCTTGGCGAGACCCCCAACCGGGGCGTCGGCTTGCTCTGCTTGTTGGCCTTTGCCGGAGTTGGTTTGCTGAGCTGGACACTCTGAACCCGATCCCTACGCAACGCGCGGACTGGGAGTCGGCGTCGTCCTCGGCGGTGTTCTATTTGCTTCACTCTACAGCGTCACAGTCCGTTTGATGTCGCGTCGGATCGATGCGCTGCGGCTTACGACAGCAAGCCAAATCGTCGCGTTCGCAGCAGTGGGATGTGTATGGATTGGTGTTCGTCCATTGCCGACGCTCACGCCAACTATCACTGATGTTATTTTGGTGGTCGCATCCGGATTGCTGCTCATGTCAATTCCATTTCTTCTCTACGGCCTTGCGCTGGAGCGCATGAGCGCGACCGCGGCCGCGCTGTTGCTGCCGCTAGTTCCGATGTTTACGTCCATCTTCGCATCTGTTTTCCTTCAGGAAACCCTGACTGCAAGACAGTGGCTAGGGGCTGCCACTGTTCTCGTGTCGGCGCTTGGAATGCCCTTGGCCCTGCGTTCCAAACCGCACGATTGACCTGGATCAATTTGGCGCAGGACACGTCGTCTCGCCCGCGGCCCAACCAATCAAAAATGCCGCGGCTTCCTCGGCCGCGGCCAAGTTACGGGTGGACAGTTCCTTTTTCAGATGTCTGGGGCAGGAGATCGAAATTTCTACCCATTTCACCCTCTTTGCGGGCGGCCCGCTCGATCCTCGGCGACCAGATTCATTTGGACCGTCGGCACATAATCCACCCGGAAGATGGCTCCTCGTTTCTCGTCCGGCCCAGATGACGCGACAGAAGCAGGATCAGATCGTCCCGCCTTGTATCTGCGCGCATCGCACGCTAGCCGCGAGAAGTTGCGCCGGGGCCTTTGCTTGCAATCCAGCGATCAACGAGCTCGCTGAGGAGTCCAAAGGGAAGTGCACCGCTGCCGAGGACGACATCGTGGAACTCGCGCGTGTCGAACGCCCGGCCCAGCTGAGAACTTGCCTTGCTCCTCAAGGCGAGCAATTGCTGCATGCCCACCTTGTACGCAGTAGCCTGACCCGGGATGACGACATAGCGTTCCACCTCACTTATGATTTCGGACAAGGGGTTCGGCGTTACCTTGCGTAGGTAGTCGATCGCTTGTTGGCGCGTCCAGCGACTAGTGTGGATGCCGGTATCCACCACAAGCCGCGCGGCGCGCCTGCCGCGCGACAATCAGGGTGACAAGGGAGCGTCAATCAGGATGAGAGAGCTTCGCCGGGCTCGTGACGCAGGGAGGGCGTAGCCCGACCGGAGTTACGAGCCCGGCGTCGGCGCGATCCACAGGGGACCGCGCCGACTGGTGATCGCGGCCGGCTGGTTGTGCAAGTGGTTCTTCCGCCAAGAGGAATCACTCGCTTGCCAGGCCGACACATAACCAATCACCAGATGAGGCTCTACATGAAGTACCGTCAGACAGATACCCCGCCAGTGGCCGCCGCCAAGGCGTCGTTCAGTACCTCGACCGCGTATCGCTTCGAGAAGGATAGAAGGCTCCCGTCGCGGAGGAAGGGAGCCCGCGACCGCCGCCGGCCGGATCCCTTGGCCGACGTGTTCGAGACTGAGGTCGTGCCGATGCTCAAGGCAGCCCCTGGCGTGCGGCCGATTGCGATCTTCGAGGAGTTGTTACGACGCCATCCTGAACTCGGAGCCGGCATCCGTCGCACCCTGGAGCGTCGCATCCGCTCCTGGCGGGCAATCCACGGCAAGGAGCAGGAAGTCATCTTCCGTCAGACCCACGAAGTGGGTCAGGTCGGCCTGTCCGACTTCACCGACATGGGCGAACTGGGCGTCACCATCGCGGGCGTGCCGCTTGGTCATCGTCTCTATCACTTCCGGCTGGCCTATTCCGGGTTTGAGCACGCCCATGTTGTGCTCCGCGGCGAGAGCTTCGTCGCCCTGGCGGAAGGACTGCAGAACGCTCTGTGGTCGCTCGGCGGCGCGCCGCGGGACCATCGCACCGACAGTCTGTCGGCCGCCTTCTGTAATCTCGACCGGAATGCTCAGGACGATCTGACGCGGCGATACGAGGAGCTGTGCGCCCATTACGGCATGCGGCCGACCCGCAACAATCGCGGCATCGCCCATGAGAACGGGTCGATCGAGAGCTCGCATGGCCATCTCAAGCGGACGATCGCCGACGCGCTGCTGCTGCGCGGCACCGCCGACTTCGACGATCTTGCCACCTATCGCGGCTTCATTGACGAGATCGTCAGCCGCCGCAATGCGCGCAACGCCAAGCGGATCGATCACGAGCGCACCGCCCTGCAGGCGTTGCCGGATTTGCGCACCTCGGACTACGAGGAAGTGATCGTCCGCGTGACGTCGACCGGCGGCTTCACCTTGCGCAAGGTGTTCTACACCGTGCCGTCGCGGTTGATCGGCCATCAGCTGCGGGTTCGCCTCTATGACGATCGCCTCGACGTGTTCGTCGGTAGTACGCATCTCCTCACCCTGTCGCGCGGCCGGCCGCATCCGAGCGGCAAGCATGATCAGATCGTCGATTACCGGCACGTGATCCATTCGCTGCGGCGCAAGCCGATGGCGCTGCTCAATCTGGTTTATCGTGATCAGCTGTTCCCGCGCGATGCGTACCGCCGAACCTTCGACTTCTTGCGCGAACGGTTGCCGGACAAGAAAGCTTGCCGGCTGATGGTCGATCTGCTGGCCCTTGCGCATGAGCGCGGCTGCGAGGCCGAACTCGCCGATCAGCTCACGGCCGATCTTGACGCCGGCCGACTGCCCGATCTCAACCGGCTGCGCGCTCGCTTCGCCCCTGATCTTGCTCACGTGCCGAACGTCGTCGTGCATCTGGCACCGCTCACCACCTATGAATGCCTCATCGGTGCCACCGCCGAGATCGGAGGTGCAGCATGAGCACGGCCAACACCGTCGATACAGCGCGCCTCAATCTGTTGCTCAACGAGCTGCGGCTACCCGCCATCAAGGTGCTGTGGCCGCAATTTGCCGAGCAGTCCGACAAGGAAGGATGGCCGGCCGCCCGCTTCCTCGCCAGCGTCGCCGAGCACGAGATAGCCGAACGCGGCCGCCGTCGCATCGAGCGCCACCTGGTCGAGGCGCGGCTGCCCGCCGGAAAGACCTTCGACAACTTCGACTTCGAGGCCGTACCGATGGTCTCCAAGGCGCAGGTGACCGCGCTCGCCGCCGGCGATGGATGGCTGGGCAAGGGCGCCAATCTGCTCCTGTTCGGCCCGCCCGGCGGCGGCAAGAGCCACTTGGCGGCAGCGATCGGCTTGGCCCTCATCGAGAACGGATGGCGCGTCCTCTTCACCCGGACCACCGATCTCGTGCAGAAGCTCCAGGTGGCGCGCCGCGAGCTCAACCTCGAGGCGGCCGTCAATCGTCTCGATCGCTTCGATCTCATGATCCTCGATGACCTCGCTTATGTCACCAAGGACCAGGCCGAGACCAGCGTCTTGTTCGAGCTCATCAGCGCACGCTACGAGCGGCGCTCGATGCTGATCACCGCCAATCAGCCATTCGGCGAATGGAACAAGGTCTTCCCCGACCCCGCGATGACCCTCGCCGCCATCGATCGCCTCGTTCACCACGCCACCATCGTCGAGATGAATGTCGAGAGCTATCGCAGGCGGACCGCCCTCGAACGAAAACGCGGTCCCGGTCGCCCGACATCGCACGCGACACCCAAAACCGTCGCTGATTGACGCTCCGCGACAATCAGAGTTCAACAAAACTCTTGCGCGCGACAATCATCGCGGCGATCATCACCTCGCCGCGACACCGACTCGCCATCCTGATTGTCGCCAGCTTCCCATCCAGATTGTCGCGCTATAACGCGCCACAGCTCCGCCGCGAGCCGTCCGAAATCGGACATCGGATCGCGATACGCACCCATGTCCTTGGCAAGCGATTCAGCATATAGCGCCCATCCTTCCGAATAGGCGGTGTACGAGGCGAACTTCTGGAAGGCGGGAACTCCCGTTAGTTCTCTCGCAATCGCATTCTGCATGTGATGACCCGGCACGCCCTCGTGGTACGCGAGAGCTTCGAGCTGGAACGTCTTCAGGATTTCCATTCTGGACAGGTTGACGTAATAGACACCGGGCCGGCTTCCGTCAGCCGGCGGGCGCTGATAGAAGGCGAGGGCCCCAGAGTTCTCACGGAAGGCCTCGACGCGCCTGACAACCAAAGGAGCTTTGGGAAGCCTGCCAAAAGAATTGCCGAGCTTGCGGTACATCGCATCCAAAATGCGGGATGTTTCGCGGAGGTAGGTGCTCCGTCCCTCCTCGGTATCGGGATAGACAAACTTGGGGTTTGTCTTGATGTGCTCGAAAAAAGCGGCGAGTTCGCCGCCAAAGCCAAGCGAGTTCTTTATCTTTTCCATCTCTCCGTGGATCCGGGCGATCTCCTCCAGCCCGTACTCGTGGATTTGTGCGGCCGACAGCTCCGTCGTGGTTATGTGCCTGAGCGCCTGCGCGTAGAACTCAAGTCCGTTGGGGTGCTTCCAGGCGCCGTCGTCCGTGCTGGACGAGGCTTCGAGCCGGCCCGCCGCCGCAATCAAATCGACGTAAGCCGGCTGGACGAACCTGATCATCGCTTGGATGGCTGCTTCAATAAGCTTGGGCTTCTTCGCGTAAGATATTGGCAGCGCCTCGAGCTTGGTGCGGAAGTCCGCAAGCCACGTCGAGTCCTTTCCTGAAGCATGAAAGGGCACGCCGCTCAGAAGATTGCGACAATCCCGGATGACCTTTCATAAACAAATCTGGGAGCGAAAATCCCCTTGCGAGAACGCAGCTCGACACCGTCGATGAGTTGTGCGACCAACCTGCGGACGCCCTCGAGGCGAGAGATGTAGGCCTCCGCATCCTCGACAGCGTCGATAGGATGATGGTTGAGCAGGAAGGCCGGAATGGACGATTGCCAGCCACCCATTTGGTTTAGCGGGTAGTTGTAATGCCGGAACTTGTCCGCTTCTAGCGCTGTCACGCAGTTACTCTCGAATAGCCGATAGCTGAGCTTGGCCGCGTCCGGCAACGTCTGCGGATCGAAGTCCGCGCGCAGTCGATCAAGGTCCTGCCGAATCTCGCGAACCGCTTGGTCCCGTGCTGGTTCGTCGATCTCGTCCCATAGATGCTGGCGATCTTTGCGCCCCAGCAAGGCGGCCTCTCTCATCGGGCTCAGTCGGATTTGCCGTTCGAAGGCCTGTTCGAAGAAAACACCGAGCGCCTCGGTTTGCGGTGCGGCCGTAACCGACTGAGGCATGGTAGGCTTGTTCATGGTGTTCAAGGTCCTCGATTGAAAACTGCGGCGAGTCCGCTCCTGAAGATCACCGCACTGCTGTTGTGAGGATGCCGCGAACGAAGCAAGCGGCGTGCCGAATTGAATTGCAGGTTTTTGACGGCACTTCGTAAGTGTGTGTAGCGTCAAGTTGCTGACATTGGTTCCAAGGCTGACAATCGCCGCTGCTAGTTGTCCGGCAGGACGTTGCGCAGCGGGAAACCGTTTTTTCGAAAAACTTTCCCATGGCGTACTCGATGTGCGCCTTTGCAGGAGTCGGAGACGAGCACCGACGCAAGGCATGAATGCTGTGCATCACTCTTTGAGGACGCGCGCAGAAGGTTGGTCTTGAAATCACGCCGACGCTGATTCGCGCGTTGTCGTCGTTGCGGCCTGGCGACGGGGAGGCGCCCGGGAGGGTACGCGGGAACCCCCGATTCGCCCAGATTTGACGGCGGGTTGCGCTTTGCTCATAGAAAATAGGGCTTTCCCCGCCCATAAACGAACTTGCAGGGGCTACATGGTCGCACCGGCGAATAAGCCGGCTATAGAAACATGGCCCTTTTAAGCGAGTACGGCCGCACGAAACGGAATTCGCGCCGGCATTCGGCCGAGCAAATCGCCCAGATAGCCGCATCTATCCGGCAATGGGCGGGACGATGCCGATCCTAGCCGCCGAGCGATCACGCTCGGCGCGGTCAAAGCCAAGATGCAGGAGATTTCATTAGCGAACTGCGGTCGATGAAATGTCGCCGCATGTTGGAGAGAACACTAGCGGCCGCAGTTCCGCAATCGATGGCGAACGGGGGCAGCGACTTCCTCCATCTTGTTCTAGGAGGCGCATCTCACCTTCGAGGGTAAGTCCGTTGCTGAAATCGCCATAGCCCTCGGTGCGCTGGAGCGCCTTCTCGACTTCCGCTACGGCTCGCGAGAGGGTTCGGCCTGCTCGGAATTCTCATGGTAAGGAGACGACGAGAATGACCCCGCTCGCGGTCGCGGATCAGCTATGGTCGGCATTTGGCGCCGGCCAAGTCGGTCAAGTTGATGCGATCATATTCGCGCCAGACATTCGCGAGCCAGTGCCGAACATAGCCGCGCAGCACGAAGGAGTGGTTCGCGGCATCCTCGTTCCGACCCTTATTGGCTACAAAGTTCACGAACGGGACGGAAGCAACTTCGACCTGCTCATAGGCCATCTCGTTGAGCTTCGGGATCGTCAGCTCGGTCGCGTTCTTGATTCGGTGGAAGTAGGAGTTGTAGGTCGACTGGTCCCACTGGAAGAATTGAGTGTCGTTGATGAAGTTCTTCACCAGAAAATACTTTGCACCAGTCATGAAACCGGCGGTCTCAGCGATCTCATCCAGAGAAGCGATGGAGGATCCCAAGATATGGAATACGGCAAAGGTGATCTGGCCGGACCTCGCGGCATCCAAAAAACCGATGTCGCGCAAGGATGCCAGCGCCGGGGACAGCAAGCCTTCGCGGGCGTCGATCACGGTGACGGATAGCCCTGAGTTCAGTGTGTCGAAGATCTTCATCTGATCCGCAGTCGTGGTCATGTCGACGATCTCGGTGATCTCGGGGTGGAAGCGCTTCAACGTTCCTCGCGGGGACTCCCCAGGCCACATTGCGACTTTGCTCGCCTTCAGTGTCATTTCAATAACCGCTGAGAGCGCTTCCCCTCCTGGCACAAGCTATACCTGAATAATCGGTCATCATCCGCAAGCGAGAAGCTCGACTTCGCAAGCCATGCCGATCAAACTTGATTTTTTCACTTGAGGCATAGATGCCTGCGTGGTTAGCCTTGGTCATCGTTCTTCCAAGCCTACAACCTGACGCTACGTGAGATTCAAGCTGTTTGATGCTCATCTATATAACGGCGATGTACTTCTGATGGTGGTCGCGGTGATCATCTGATGGTGGTCGCGGTGATCATCTGATGGTGGTCGCGGTGATCATCGCCGCAGTCGGCTTTTTTCCGAGAACGGCTGGTTCGCATGCTCACAAACCTGACGTGGAACACCGCTCACAGCAACTAGTCGTTCGTATCCCAACGTCACTGATGGCCTCGCACTAAGAAACTCTACACCAATCGCGTTGGTGAGGCGTCAAATATTCCACTATCCCTTCTTTCTGCCATGTTCGCATCCAAAGCAGAGATTAGCTGATTGCACACGTCGCGGTCGGCGGTAGCGAGTGCTTTAGGGGGATTCCATGACAAAGCCGGTTGTGATTGTGGTAGGTGCGGACAAGGGTGGGGTTGGCAAGACGACCGTATCCCGAACGCTTCTGGACTATTTCAGTACCAATAACGTGCAGACACGCGCATTCGATACGGAGTTGTCTTCTGGGTTTTGCCAAAACAAATCCGGGACGCCCAGTGTCCCTTTCCGGCAGTCTTGCTGCCCGCACGAATGTCAAGAAGTCAGGTGCTTACAATGTCACAGCGGTGGCCTAGATGGGAGATGTCAGCGAATCCATAATAAGAGTTCTGCGGCGCTTGCTAAGAGCATTTCGGTCGCTTTTCGATTTCGTAATTTGGCTCGTCGTTATCGGCCTCATCACGACCGGGGTGAACCAATTCTTTTCGTTGATCACCACGGGACGACTGCTTACATCCGACGACACTCGTCATTGCTGGCAACTTGTTTTGTTCGGAGCATGATTTCGCAAGGCCCGCATGGATAATACCGGGCGGTATGGTGCTGTCTCTCGCGTGCCTAGCTCTGGTGCTGGCTCTGTCGAGTGCGGCCCTATGCGATCGAAGGCCATCGGCACGAGTTTACGGCCTGGTAACCGAGCGGATTTTTAACCTCGTATACAGCCTTCTTTGCGGCCTGTTCGCCTTGCAGGTTGCGGCGTACCTGCTGGTGATTTGTTATGCGCAAGTGTGGGTGATACGCGATCCTTTTTCACCGGACTGCTTCGCGATGTGGTCGCTGCAGTGTTTTATCTGATATTTGCCCTGGGCGCCTTCGCGTTGAGCGCGCGAATGATTTACGAACTGGTCATTAGGGCACGTCCTTAAGCATCCGGATATTGATCTCCTTCATCAGAGATAGGCGATCAACGCCGTCGCTCCCGCCAGGCCGATGCATCTGGCGGTATCCTTGTGATCTCCGACCTGCATCTGACCGCCCCCGGCGAAGGAACGTTGCAAGGCGCCAAGGATTCGCAACCTGCTCTGAACTTTA includes these proteins:
- a CDS encoding DMT family transporter — translated: MEYRQRPVQGRALCCIEPLSLLTGQLAVSAASLTVLSIWSGAPPRLSDWRAGLPGLLQPALASGLSIFGLTMLPASVEAILFAVETPMIILLAWLILGETPNRGVGLLCLLAFAGVGLLSWTL
- a CDS encoding DUF885 family protein, yielding MSRGRRAARLVVDTGIHTSRWTRQQAIDYLRKVTPNPLSEIISEVERYVVIPGQATAYKVGMQQLLALRSKASSQLGRAFDTREFHDVVLGSGALPFGLLSELVDRWIASKGPGATSRG
- a CDS encoding DUF885 family protein, which encodes MNKPTMPQSVTAAPQTEALGVFFEQAFERQIRLSPMREAALLGRKDRQHLWDEIDEPARDQAVREIRQDLDRLRADFDPQTLPDAAKLSYRLFESNCVTALEADKFRHYNYPLNQMGGWQSSIPAFLLNHHPIDAVEDAEAYISRLEGVRRLVAQLIDGVELRSRKGIFAPRFVYERSSGIVAIF
- the istB gene encoding IS21-like element helper ATPase IstB — encoded protein: MSTANTVDTARLNLLLNELRLPAIKVLWPQFAEQSDKEGWPAARFLASVAEHEIAERGRRRIERHLVEARLPAGKTFDNFDFEAVPMVSKAQVTALAAGDGWLGKGANLLLFGPPGGGKSHLAAAIGLALIENGWRVLFTRTTDLVQKLQVARRELNLEAAVNRLDRFDLMILDDLAYVTKDQAETSVLFELISARYERRSMLITANQPFGEWNKVFPDPAMTLAAIDRLVHHATIVEMNVESYRRRTALERKRGPGRPTSHATPKTVAD
- a CDS encoding DUF885 domain-containing protein, giving the protein MPFHASGKDSTWLADFRTKLEALPISYAKKPKLIEAAIQAMIRFVQPAYVDLIAAAGRLEASSSTDDGAWKHPNGLEFYAQALRHITTTELSAAQIHEYGLEEIARIHGEMEKIKNSLGFGGELAAFFEHIKTNPKFVYPDTEEGRSTYLRETSRILDAMYRKLGNSFGRLPKAPLVVRRVEAFRENSGALAFYQRPPADGSRPGVYYVNLSRMEILKTFQLEALAYHEGVPGHHMQNAIARELTGVPAFQKFASYTAYSEGWALYAESLAKDMGAYRDPMSDFGRLAAELWRVIARQSGWEAGDNQDGESVSRRGDDRRDDCRAQEFC
- a CDS encoding DMT family transporter; translated protein: MGVGVVLGGVLFASLYSVTVRLMSRRIDALRLTTASQIVAFAAVGCVWIGVRPLPTLTPTITDVILVVASGLLLMSIPFLLYGLALERMSATAAALLLPLVPMFTSIFASVFLQETLTARQWLGAATVLVSALGMPLALRSKPHD
- the istA gene encoding IS21 family transposase, giving the protein MQVVLPPRGITRLPGRHITNHQMRLYMKYRQTDTPPVAAAKASFSTSTAYRFEKDRRLPSRRKGARDRRRPDPLADVFETEVVPMLKAAPGVRPIAIFEELLRRHPELGAGIRRTLERRIRSWRAIHGKEQEVIFRQTHEVGQVGLSDFTDMGELGVTIAGVPLGHRLYHFRLAYSGFEHAHVVLRGESFVALAEGLQNALWSLGGAPRDHRTDSLSAAFCNLDRNAQDDLTRRYEELCAHYGMRPTRNNRGIAHENGSIESSHGHLKRTIADALLLRGTADFDDLATYRGFIDEIVSRRNARNAKRIDHERTALQALPDLRTSDYEEVIVRVTSTGGFTLRKVFYTVPSRLIGHQLRVRLYDDRLDVFVGSTHLLTLSRGRPHPSGKHDQIVDYRHVIHSLRRKPMALLNLVYRDQLFPRDAYRRTFDFLRERLPDKKACRLMVDLLALAHERGCEAELADQLTADLDAGRLPDLNRLRARFAPDLAHVPNVVVHLAPLTTYECLIGATAEIGGAA